The following proteins are co-located in the Bubalus bubalis isolate 160015118507 breed Murrah chromosome 23, NDDB_SH_1, whole genome shotgun sequence genome:
- the LOC102406624 gene encoding glutamate dehydrogenase 1, mitochondrial-like, with protein sequence MPQPPFDYITRHIKSQGFKPNVQKYLLKLLVIYIGPAALGSVAADSAVLLGRARGQAAAAVAAPQPGLVPPARRHYSEAAADREDDPNFFKMVEGFFDRGASIVEDKLVEDLKTRETEEQNRNQVRGILRIIKPCNHVLSLSFPIRRDDGSWKVIEGYRAQHSQQRTPCKGGLHYSTDVSADEVKALASLMTCKCAVVDVPFGGAKAAVKINPKNYTDNELEKITRRFTMELAKQGFIGPGIDVPAPDMSTGEREMSWIADTYASVIGHYFINTHACVTGKPISQGGIHGRISATGRGVFHGIENFINEASCTSILGMTPGLGDKTLAVQGFGNVGLHSMRYLHRFRAKGVAVGESDGSIWNPDGIDPKELEDFKLQHGTVLGFAKAKIYEGSILEADCDILSPAASEKQLTKCNAPRVKAKVIAEGANGPTTPEADKIFLERNIMVIPDLYLNAGGVTVSYFEWLKNLNHVSYGHLTFKYERDSNYHLLMSVQESLERKFGKLGGTVPIDPTAEFQHRISGTSEKDIVHSGLAYTMERSARQIMCTAMKYNLGLDLRMAAYINAIEKVFKVYNEASMTFT encoded by the exons ATGCCTCAGCCTCCCTTCGACTACATCACA AGGCACATAAAGAGTCAGGGATTCAAACCTAATGTTCAAAAATATCTGCTAAAATTACTCGTGATTTACATCGGGCCCGCCGCCCTGGGTTCCGTGGCTGCCGACTCGGCCGTGCTGCTGGGCCGGGCCCGCGGGCAGGCTGCCGCAGCCGTCGCCGCCCCGCAGCCGGGGCTTGTGCCACCTGCTCGGCGACACTACAGCGAGGCGGCGGCCGACCGCGAGGACGACCCCAACTTCTTCAAGATGGTGGAGGGCTTCTTTGACCGCGGTGCCAGCATCGTGGAGGACAAGCTGGTGGAGGACCTCAAGACCCGGGAGACCGAGGAGCAGAATCGGAACCAGGTGCGTGGCATCCTGCGGATCATCAAGCCCTGCAACCATGTGCTGAGCCTGTCGTTCCCCATCCGGCGCGACGACGGCTCCTGGAAAGTCATCGAGGGCTACCgggcccagcacagccagcaACGCACGCCCTGCAAGGGAGGCCTCCATTACAGCACTGATGTGAGTGCAGATGAAGTAAAAGCTCTGGCTTCTCTGATGACATGTAAGTGTGCAGTGGTTGATGTGCCATTTGGGGGTGCCAAAGCTGCTGTGAAGATCAATCCCAAGAACTATACTGATAATGAATTGGAAAAGATCACAAGGAGGTTCACCATGGAGCTGGCCAAGCAGGGCTTTATTGGTCCTGGCATTGATGTGCCCGCCCCCGACATGAGCACAGGCGAGCGGGAGATGTCCTGGATTGCTGACACCTACGCTAGCGTGATAGGGCACTATTTTATTAATACCCATGCCTGTGTTACTGGTAAGCCCATCAGTCAGGGTGGAATCCATGGACGGATCTCTGCTACTGGCCGGGGAGTTTTCCATGGGATTGAAAACTTCATCAATGAGGCTTCTTGCACGAGTATTTTAGGAATGACACCAGGACTTGGAGATAAAACACTTGCGGTTCAGGGATTTGGTAATGTGGGCCTGCACTCTATGAGATATTTACATCGTTTTCGTGCTAAGGGTGTTGCTGTTGGTGAGTCTGATGGCAGCATATGGAATCCAGATGGTATTGACCCAAAGGAACTGGAAGACTTCAAATTGCAACATGGAACAGTCCTGGGCTTCGCCAAAGCAAAGATCTATGAAGGGAGCATCTTGGAGGCTGACTGTGACATACTGAGCCCTGCCGCCAGCGAGAAGCAGCTGACCAAGTGCAACGCACCAAGAGTCAAAGCCAAGGTCATTGCTGAAGGCGCCAATGGACCGACAACTCCAGAAGCTGATAAGATTTTCCTAGAGAGGAACATCATGGTTATTCCAGATCTCTACTTGAATGCTGGAGGAGTGACAGTGTCTTACTTTGAGTGGCTGAAGAATCTAAATCATGTCAGCTATGGTCATTTGACCTTCAAATATGAAAGGGATTCTAACTACCACTTGCTTATGTCTGTTCAAGAGAGTTTggaaaggaaatttggaaaacttggtgGAACTGTTCCCATTGATCCCACAGCAGAGTTCCAACACAGGATATCGGGTACCTCTGAGAAAGACATCGTGCACTCTGGTTTAGCTTACACCATGGAGCGCTCTGCCAGGCAAATCATGTGCACAGCCATGAAGTATAACCTGGGACTGGACCTGAGAATGGCCGCCTACATCAACGCCATTGAGAAGGTCTTCAAGGTGTACAATGAGGCTAGCATGACCTTCACATAG